The following are encoded together in the Lathyrus oleraceus cultivar Zhongwan6 chromosome 3, CAAS_Psat_ZW6_1.0, whole genome shotgun sequence genome:
- the LOC127130383 gene encoding uncharacterized protein LOC127130383: MEEVAYDILMRLSRTEELSLKKVSLRRFGPFAKDRWSNKERKSEETNIDIGDSDYEHLLLMAYESDVDEPVRLTISDSEGDFKYESESEDESESKSESKGFKAESEDDSEAEVESEDDFEVEGEVASEEDSASEVESESENKYEGDSEDEEDSKGEPDSEGESDFDPDSDDDPESGGNQISGNGASGGGAFEGRTYEDIDFNYEDESEIVNDFESESESKGEIDFEEESDSDPDAGGDSDSGDPDSDGDSNSGGSPDSRNIPDSEGGHAFEVSTYGVLVSDNIPELEGFEQVQRPQRIRNISKRFVEFDMLQDTEIDSEGEVIQCCCYARNTESPSVFICSKGKEKYRENLKEWSWIQNQMRFKTTWPPD; encoded by the exons ATGGAGGAGGTTGCGTATGACATATTG ATGAGATTAAGTCGTACGGAGGAACTCTCTCTGaagaaagtatcattgagaag GTTTGGCCCATTTGCTAAGGATcgttggtcaaacaaggaaaggaagtCAGAAGAAACAAACATAGATATAGGAGATTCTGATTATGAACATTTGTTATTGATGGCTTATGAATCTGATGTTGATGAACCTGTGCGATTGACGATTTCTGATTCTGAAGGAGACTTTAAATATGAGTCAGAGTCAGAAGATGAATCTGAATCTAAA TCAGAATCTAAGGGTTTTAAAGCTGAGTCAGAAGATGACTCTGAAGCCGAAGTTGAGTCAGAAGATGACTTTGAAGTTGAAGGAGAAGTTGCCTCTGAAGAGGATTCTGCCTCTGAAGTTGAGTCAGAATCAGAAAATAAGTATGAAGGTGACTCTGAAGATGAAGAAGACTCTAAAGGTGAGCctgactctgaaggtgaatctgattTTGATCCAGATTCTGACGATGATCCGGAATCTGGAGGTAATCAAATATCTGGAAATGGAGCTTCTGGAGGTGGAGCTTTTGAAGGAAGAACTTATGAAGATATTGATTTTAATTATGAAGATGAGTCAGAGATTGTAAATGATTTTGAGAGTGAGTCAGAATCAAAAGGTGAGATTGATTTTGAGGAagaatctgattctgatccaGATGCTGGTGGTGATTCAGATTCTGGTGATCcagattctgatggtgattcaAATTCTGGTGGTAGTCCAGATTCTAGGAATATTCCAGATTCTGAAGGTGGTCATGCTTTTGAAGTCAGTACTTATGGAGTTCTAGTATCTGATAATATTCCAGAATTAGAAGGTTTTGAACAAGTTcagaggccacaaagaatcagaaacatttCGAAAAGGTTTGTGGagtttgacatgctgcaagacactgaaaTAGATTCTGAAGGGGAAGTTATTCAGTGTTGTTGCTACGCGAGAAATACAGAGTCACCATCGGTTTTTATTTGTtccaaaggaaaggaaaaatatcgagaaaacctcAAAGAGTGGTCATGGATCCAGAATCAAATGAGATTTAAAACCACATGGCCACCTGATTAA
- the LOC127126235 gene encoding 18 kDa seed maturation protein: MQGAKKAGETIKETAANIGASAKSGMEKTKATVQEKTEKMSARDPVQKEAATQKKEAKMNQAELDKQMAREHNAAVKESTTAAQMGQAHHNTGTGTTTTGNHGQPMGGHHSTGTGTGAGTYSTIGNYGQTTGAHEMSAVPGHHTDHVTDGVVGSHPIGTHRGTDGTTTAHNTRVGGNPNATGYTTGGAYK, encoded by the exons ATGCAGGGAGCAAAGAAAGCCGGAGAGACCATTAAGGAAACAGCTGCCAACATTGGTGCTTCAGCCAAATCTGGTATGGAGAAGACCAAAGCCACCGTCCAAGAAAAG ACTGAGAAAATGAGCGCACGTGATCCTGTACAGAAAGAGGCAGCAACCCAAAAGAAAGAGGCGAAGATGAACCAGGCAGAGTTAGATAAACAGATGGCGCGTGAACACAACGCGGCAGTTAAAGAATCTACCACGGCAGCCCAAATGGGTCAGGCCCACCACAACACAGGGACTGGAACCACCACCACGGGAAATCATGGACAGCCCATGGGGGGCCACCATAGCACCGGGACCGGAACAGGAGCAGGCACTTACTCTACTATAGGAAATTATGGACAAACCACAGGGGCCCATGAGATGTCAGCCGTACCTGGACATCATACTGACCATGTTACCGACGGAGTGGTGGGCTCACATCCTATTGGGACCCACAGAGGCACAGATGGGACTACTACGGCCCATAATACCCGTGTTGGTGGAAATCCGAATGCCACAGGGTATACCACTGGTGGTGCTTACAAGTGA